From the Verrucomicrobiota bacterium genome, one window contains:
- a CDS encoding CorA family divalent cation transporter, which produces MNIRKLAEKVKRLLRDENQGVLAIFALALAIQDVFFTTDLEWREVCKTVQYGVIFVFAIEYLASFCLSKQKAKYIFTVRRLLDIGIISLCLLSLLPSVSDMLVHSAALHFLRLTPILFFGYRSTRELLLPDTSLDAHGGSGEIGFHRLEVGSDKTVSFVDLSKNDFVAWMSDPVRVGSYCADFDDSGLLAESLATPSMPASFIQSALAKTSYPRISRLGSTFVFSGSLPTLAEHDALNFYIEPVPFLFVCTAQSLLIVSADHHSIVHTACQLLTAEDFISGQPLHARLTLGMFKLLLARYEDIATRLESELRGWEMLPLDRPRDTTYLKIYHLQQSLAGMKSDLWRLRHIFDKLENGKVKLPFDSPDFASMYNLFSDTCDYTAEAFNQLYDSTSSGLELRMNLISFQMNRFMGLLAVATAIAIIPTALGGFLGMNVEGINFPVTLGNVCFWAAMLVALVLYFMKTRGWLRF; this is translated from the coding sequence ATGAATATCAGAAAGTTGGCTGAAAAAGTGAAGCGGCTGTTGAGGGATGAGAATCAAGGGGTTCTTGCGATATTCGCCTTGGCACTGGCTATCCAGGATGTTTTTTTTACCACGGACTTAGAGTGGAGGGAGGTTTGCAAAACCGTTCAGTATGGTGTGATTTTTGTTTTTGCGATTGAGTACCTCGCTTCCTTTTGTCTTTCGAAGCAGAAGGCGAAGTATATCTTTACGGTCAGGCGTTTATTAGATATCGGGATTATCTCCCTGTGTTTACTTTCACTCCTGCCCAGTGTCTCGGATATGCTTGTCCATAGTGCGGCGCTCCATTTCTTGAGACTGACACCGATTCTTTTTTTTGGGTACCGCAGTACCCGCGAGCTTCTGCTTCCGGATACGTCTCTTGATGCGCATGGTGGTTCCGGGGAAATTGGATTTCACCGGTTAGAGGTCGGTTCAGACAAGACCGTGTCATTTGTCGACCTGAGTAAAAATGATTTTGTGGCTTGGATGAGTGACCCCGTCCGCGTGGGGAGTTATTGTGCCGATTTTGATGATTCAGGTTTGCTAGCGGAAAGCTTGGCCACCCCGTCCATGCCGGCTTCATTTATTCAAAGTGCTTTGGCGAAGACCAGCTACCCCCGTATTTCCCGGTTAGGCAGCACATTTGTCTTCTCCGGATCCTTACCTACCCTCGCGGAACATGATGCCCTCAATTTTTATATTGAGCCGGTCCCTTTCCTTTTTGTCTGTACGGCACAAAGCCTTCTCATTGTCTCCGCTGACCACCATTCAATTGTCCATACGGCTTGCCAACTTTTGACTGCTGAAGACTTTATTTCGGGTCAACCTTTACACGCCCGCCTGACGCTAGGTATGTTTAAGCTCTTGCTGGCACGTTATGAAGATATCGCGACCAGGCTGGAGAGCGAATTGCGCGGCTGGGAGATGCTGCCCCTCGACCGTCCACGGGACACGACTTATTTAAAGATTTATCACCTCCAGCAATCTCTGGCGGGGATGAAATCGGATTTGTGGCGGCTCCGTCATATCTTTGACAAGCTTGAAAATGGCAAGGTCAAGCTCCCCTTCGACAGTCCCGATTTTGCGTCGATGTACAATCTCTTTTCGGACACCTGTGATTACACGGCGGAAGCATTTAACCAGCTTTACGATAGTACCAGCTCGGGGTTAGAACTCCGGATGAATCTCATTTCATTCCAGATGAATAGGTTCATGGGATTACTGGCGGTCGCCACTGCCATTGCGATTATCCCGACCGCCCTTGGCGGTTTTTTAGGGATGAATGTCGAGGGGATAAATTTTCCTGTGACGCTCGGTAATGTTTGTTTTTGGGCAGCGATGCTTGTTGCGCTGGTCTTATATTTCATGAAAACCCGGGGTTGGTTACGTTTTTAG
- a CDS encoding DUF692 domain-containing protein has translation MSSNRFNAFSTLGVGVGLRVPHYDHILSEKPPVEWFEIISETYMGDGGSPLAILDKILSDYQVIQHGVSLYPGSVGPLNKDHLKRLKRLLKRTHAPWVSDHICWGSVDGTYSHDLLPLPYTKEAVRIAAAKIRQTQDYIERPVAIENVSSYAEFHESTMTEWEFLTEVVEMADCGILLDVNNIYVSSFNHGFNPFDYLTGIPPERVAQIHIAGHSHYQKFILDTHDAPVIDDVWALYQKAIGLFGPTPTLLEWDDKIPTFEEVWDEARKAEKYLEGSFHGQIFA, from the coding sequence ATGTCATCAAACCGCTTTAATGCATTTTCGACACTCGGTGTGGGTGTAGGATTAAGGGTTCCGCATTATGATCATATTTTGAGTGAAAAACCGCCGGTTGAATGGTTTGAGATTATTTCAGAAACTTACATGGGCGATGGGGGGAGTCCATTGGCGATCCTCGACAAGATCCTGTCTGATTATCAAGTCATTCAGCATGGGGTTTCCCTTTACCCGGGTTCAGTAGGTCCTCTTAACAAGGATCATTTAAAGAGACTAAAAAGACTTTTGAAAAGGACACATGCGCCTTGGGTCTCAGACCATATTTGCTGGGGGAGTGTGGACGGGACATATAGCCATGATTTATTACCGCTTCCATACACGAAAGAAGCCGTACGGATTGCTGCCGCAAAAATCCGACAAACGCAGGATTATATTGAAAGACCCGTGGCTATTGAAAATGTCAGTAGTTATGCGGAATTTCACGAGTCGACAATGACGGAATGGGAGTTCCTAACGGAAGTCGTGGAGATGGCTGACTGCGGGATATTACTCGATGTGAATAATATTTATGTCTCGTCGTTTAACCACGGATTTAATCCATTCGACTATCTCACGGGTATTCCTCCAGAACGAGTGGCCCAGATCCATATCGCAGGACATTCTCATTACCAAAAATTTATTTTAGATACCCATGACGCACCGGTAATTGACGATGTCTGGGCCTTGTATCAAAAAGCAATCGGGCTTTTCGGTCCGACCCCCACTTTATTAGAGTGGGACGATAAAATCCCCACCTTCGAGGAAGTCTGGGATGAAGCGAGGAAAGCCGAAAAATATTTGGAGGGTTCGTTTCATGGGCAAATTTTCGCTTAA